One stretch of Phocoena phocoena chromosome 10, mPhoPho1.1, whole genome shotgun sequence DNA includes these proteins:
- the LOC136129137 gene encoding histone H3.1: protein MARTKQTARKSTGGKAPRKQLATKAARKSAPATGGVKKPHRYRPGTVALREIRRYQKSTELLIRKLPFQRLVREIAQDFKTDLRFQSSAVMALQEACEAYLVGLFEDTNLCAIHAKRVTIMPKDIQLARRIRGERA from the coding sequence ATGGCTCGAACTAAACAAACTGCGCGGAAGTCCACTGGCGGAAAGGCGCCTCGCAAGCAGCTGGCCACCAAGGCGGCTCGCAAGAGCGCGCCGGCCACGGGCGGCGTGAAGAAGCCGCACCGCTACCGGCCCGGCACGGTGGCCCTGCGCGAGATCCGCCGCTACCAGAAGTCCACGGAACTGCTGATCCGCAAGCTGCCGTTCCAGCGCCTGGTGCGCGAGATCGCGCAGGACTTCAAGACCGACCTGCGCTTCCAGAGTTCGGCCGTGATGGCGCTGCAGGAGGCGTGCGAGGCCTACCTGGTGGGGCTCTTCGAGGACACCAACCTGTGTGCCATCCACGCCAAGCGCGTCACCATCATGCCCAAGGACATCCAGCTTGCCCGCCGTATACGCGGGGAGAGGGCGTAA